AGGCTTGCTGATTCTATTGAAACGGGAATGGCTCTTTCCAAGGGAAGGCTTATTGTCCTGGCAGGAAAAGAGGAGCTTGTTTTTTCCTCTGAGCTATCCTGCCCTGATTGCGGGGTTTCTTATGCTGAAATTTCCCCCAGGATTTTTTCCTTTAATTCGCCTTATGGTGCCTGTCCTATTTGTGAAGGGCTAGGGTTTAGGATGGAGATTGACCCAGAATTGGTGGTTGATAAAAATAAAAGCATCTGGCGGGGTGCAATCAAACCATCCCTTTCCTTGCGCTATAGACCAGAGGATAAGATTGAGGAACTCGCACAGCAATATGGCTTTAGACCAAACCTTCCTTTTTACCAATTACCCCTTGAGGTTCAAAACTTCTTTCTCTATGGAAAGGGTTATTATGAGGGTATAATTCAAAACTTAGAAAGAAGATACAGGGAAACAAAGTCAGAATATATCAGGGGTGAGATTGAGAAATATATGAGCTATATCCCTTGCTCATCTTGCAAAGGAACAAGGCTAAAGGAAGAAAGCCTTTCTATTCTTATTGATCATAAACCTATCTCTGCAATTACGGCTATGTCTATTGGCGAATGTTTATCTTTCTTTTCCGCTCTTAAACTAAAGGAATACGAAGGCATTATTGCCCTTGAAATTATTAAAGAAATAAAGGCAAGACTTACATTTCTGGTTGATGTTGGGCTTTCTTATCTTACTTTGGATAGACCTGCCTCAACCTTATCAGGTGGCGAAGGTGAACGAATAAGGCTTGCCACCCAGATAGGAAGTGGATTGGTTGGTGTCTTATATATCCTTGATGAGCCATCCATTGGTCTTCACCAAAGAGACAATAAGAAATTGCTTTCAACCTTAAAGAATTTAAGGGATTTAGGGAATACCATAGTTGTGGTAGAGCATGATGAAGAAACCATAAGGTCGGCTGATTTTGTTATTGACCTAGGAAAAGGGGCAGGGGAGGAGGGAGGCTCTATTGTTGCTATGGGAAGCCCGCAGGAAATCATAAAAAATAAGCATTCTTTAACCGGTGGCTATTTATCGGGAAGGCTTAAAATTAACCTTCCTAAAAAAAGGAAAAAACCCTTAAGGTTTCTTAAGCTAAAGAAAGCATCCCATAATAACCTTAAAAATATAGATGTCTCAATCCCTTTGGGTGTATTTACCTGCATTACCGGTGTATCGGGAAGTGGAAAGAGCAGCCTAATTGCGGAAACATTACACCCTGCCCTCTCTGGGATACTACACCGTTCTTCAATAAAACCAGGCCATTATGAGGGTTTAGAAGGAATTGAATTTATTGATAAGGTAATCAATATCGACCAATCACCCATTGGAAGGACACCAAGGTCTAACCCGGCAACCTATACTGGGCTATTTACACCGATAAGGGAATTGTTTTCCGAGCTTTCGGAATCTAAGGCAAGGGGATATAAGCCAGGGAGGTTTAGCTTTAATCTTAAGGGTGGAAGGTGTGAGGCTTGTGAAGGAGACGGGGTAAAGAAGATTGAGATGTTTTTTCTCCCTGATTTATATATCCCCTGTGAGGTTTGCAAAGGGAAAAGGTATAACAGAGAGACATTAGAAATAAGATACAAGGGAAAGAATATTGCTAATGTCTTGGATATGACGGTTGATGCTGCTTTGGAATTCTTTAAAAATATTCCACAAATAAAGCATAAATTAGAGGTTTTATCTGATGTTGGCTTAGGATACATAAAGCTTGGACAGCCAGCAACCACCCTCTCGGGTGGAGAGGCACAAAGGGTTAAGCTTTCTGAGGAATTATCCAAGAGGCAGACAGGAAATACCCTCTATCTTTTGGATGAACCAACCACTGGTTTGCACTTTGAGGATATAAAAAGGCTATTGGATGTTCTGTTTAGATTAAGAGATATGGGAAATACCATTGTGGTTATTGAGCATAATATGGAGGTCATAAAAACAGCCGATTATATTATTGACCTAGGCCCAGAGGGAGGAGATGAGGGTGGCTATGTAGTTGCCTCGGGTATTCCTGAGGAGATAGTATTAAACAAGGATTCACATACTGGAAGGTTTTTAAAGAAATACCTTAGGCAAACAGG
This window of the bacterium genome carries:
- the uvrA gene encoding excinuclease ABC subunit UvrA, with protein sequence MMKEKIIIKGAKEHNLKNIDVEIPRDKLTVITGLSGSGKSSLAFDTLYAEGQRRYVESLSSYARQFLGQMEKPEVDYIEGLSPAISIEQKPVSKNPRSTVGTITEIYDYLRLLFARIGKPYCYKCKKSIRKQSPSEIADQLEALPYDTKITIFSPLVSSKKGEHKEILRHALEEGFVRARIDGKMHELSEKIRLDKNKKHSIEVVIDRIVIKEGIRKRLADSIETGMALSKGRLIVLAGKEELVFSSELSCPDCGVSYAEISPRIFSFNSPYGACPICEGLGFRMEIDPELVVDKNKSIWRGAIKPSLSLRYRPEDKIEELAQQYGFRPNLPFYQLPLEVQNFFLYGKGYYEGIIQNLERRYRETKSEYIRGEIEKYMSYIPCSSCKGTRLKEESLSILIDHKPISAITAMSIGECLSFFSALKLKEYEGIIALEIIKEIKARLTFLVDVGLSYLTLDRPASTLSGGEGERIRLATQIGSGLVGVLYILDEPSIGLHQRDNKKLLSTLKNLRDLGNTIVVVEHDEETIRSADFVIDLGKGAGEEGGSIVAMGSPQEIIKNKHSLTGGYLSGRLKINLPKKRKKPLRFLKLKKASHNNLKNIDVSIPLGVFTCITGVSGSGKSSLIAETLHPALSGILHRSSIKPGHYEGLEGIEFIDKVINIDQSPIGRTPRSNPATYTGLFTPIRELFSELSESKARGYKPGRFSFNLKGGRCEACEGDGVKKIEMFFLPDLYIPCEVCKGKRYNRETLEIRYKGKNIANVLDMTVDAALEFFKNIPQIKHKLEVLSDVGLGYIKLGQPATTLSGGEAQRVKLSEELSKRQTGNTLYLLDEPTTGLHFEDIKRLLDVLFRLRDMGNTIVVIEHNMEVIKTADYIIDLGPEGGDEGGYVVASGIPEEIVLNKDSHTGRFLKKYLRQTG